A genomic window from Paucibacter sp. KCTC 42545 includes:
- a CDS encoding methyl-accepting chemotaxis protein, producing the protein MSKLLRNLQLWHKFALLGALALLLAGVPTALRMIDTLNKMAVAKAEVAGLAPLNSAQALLRALQLHRAAVNRELGGDATGIAERSKQAEIIRKSLNALLTQLSDPAMAEALAASKTLAAGFERLGGDLGNKRLLAKDNLARHAELIKDAKNLMSAVADGSGLTLEPDPANYFMVTALVKELPDAVDAAGVARAIGRAMLIKQEFPLDGRFQTGAELNQARSGQELAVVQLGKAIKAHPPLAGELNALIKDFELSMSSYVSKGSTELVKSDKPAISAEDYFALASAAIESAFKLMDKTEEQLTSALQAHINSLQRGAMIEGGAFAVVLVLATILALAVVRSVTQPLNRAIAAADAIAEGDLSHRIDDQGRDEAGVLLQRFGVMQNNLRERHERDARVAAESGRVKQALDRCSTNVMIADPDGRIIYMNHSVASMMQGNEAELRRALPNFDAKQLIGANIDTFHKNPAHQRNLLGGLKGEYKAQIKVSSLDFSLIANPIIDDKGERLGTVVEWRDMTQELLARAREQQLAAENARVKQALDICSTNVMIADPDGNIIYNNLSVAQMMQRNEGELRKALPAFDSRRIVGSNFDQFHRNPSHQRNLLGGLKSEYKTEIKVSSLTFSLIANPITAADGTRLGTVVEWKDRTAEVAAEAEVGAMVDGANQGNFASRIALEGKEPFFKMLGEKFNSLVETVSGTIREVRVAADQLSGASDQVSQTSQSLSHSASQQAASVEETTASLQEMAASVKQNADSATVTDGMATKAAKEAMDGGQAVGMTVDAMKQIATKISIIDDIAYQTNLLALNAAIEAARAGEHGKGFAVVAAEVRKLAERSQVAAQEIGALASSSVQMAEKAGDLLSNMVPSIQKTSELVQEIAAASGEQSEGVSQITAAMNHLSSTTQQTASASEELSATAEELSAQAAQLQEQMAFFRLADDEQADRGRQRGQR; encoded by the coding sequence TGCCTTGGCACTGCTCTTGGCCGGTGTGCCCACCGCCCTGCGCATGATCGATACGCTGAACAAAATGGCTGTCGCCAAGGCCGAGGTCGCGGGCTTGGCGCCCCTGAATTCGGCGCAGGCCCTGCTGCGTGCCCTGCAGTTGCATCGCGCTGCGGTGAACCGGGAGCTCGGTGGCGATGCCACTGGCATCGCCGAACGCAGCAAGCAGGCCGAGATCATCCGAAAAAGCCTGAATGCATTGCTGACTCAACTGAGCGATCCCGCCATGGCAGAGGCCCTGGCAGCGAGCAAAACCCTGGCTGCTGGATTTGAGCGCCTGGGCGGCGACCTCGGCAACAAACGCCTGCTGGCCAAGGACAATTTGGCCCGCCATGCGGAGCTGATCAAAGACGCGAAGAACTTGATGAGCGCGGTTGCCGATGGCTCGGGCTTGACCCTGGAGCCGGACCCCGCCAACTACTTCATGGTCACGGCCCTGGTCAAAGAACTACCGGATGCCGTTGACGCAGCCGGTGTGGCACGAGCCATCGGCCGCGCCATGCTGATCAAGCAAGAATTCCCACTTGATGGGCGCTTCCAGACCGGCGCGGAGTTGAACCAAGCCCGCAGTGGACAAGAACTGGCCGTCGTTCAACTCGGCAAAGCCATCAAGGCACACCCGCCTCTGGCGGGGGAGCTGAATGCCTTGATAAAGGACTTCGAACTCAGCATGAGCAGCTATGTCAGCAAAGGCAGCACCGAGCTGGTCAAGTCCGACAAGCCTGCCATCAGCGCCGAAGACTATTTCGCCCTGGCCAGCGCGGCGATCGAGTCGGCCTTCAAGCTGATGGACAAGACCGAAGAGCAGCTCACCTCGGCGCTGCAAGCGCATATCAACAGCCTGCAGCGCGGCGCCATGATCGAAGGCGGGGCCTTCGCGGTGGTCTTGGTGCTGGCCACGATCTTGGCGCTGGCGGTGGTGCGCTCAGTCACCCAGCCCCTGAACCGCGCCATTGCCGCGGCCGATGCCATCGCCGAGGGTGATTTGAGCCATCGTATCGACGACCAGGGCCGCGACGAGGCCGGCGTCCTGCTGCAGCGTTTTGGCGTGATGCAGAACAATCTGCGCGAGCGGCACGAGCGCGACGCCCGCGTTGCCGCCGAAAGCGGCCGGGTCAAACAGGCGCTGGATCGCTGCTCCACCAATGTGATGATCGCCGACCCCGACGGTCGCATCATCTATATGAACCACTCGGTGGCGAGCATGATGCAAGGCAACGAGGCCGAGCTGCGCCGCGCCTTGCCCAACTTCGACGCCAAGCAGCTGATCGGCGCCAATATCGACACCTTCCACAAAAACCCGGCCCACCAGCGCAATCTGCTGGGCGGGCTGAAGGGTGAGTACAAGGCGCAGATCAAGGTCTCGTCGCTGGACTTCTCGCTGATCGCCAACCCCATCATTGACGACAAGGGCGAGCGCCTGGGCACCGTGGTGGAGTGGCGAGACATGACGCAGGAGCTGCTGGCGCGGGCCCGCGAGCAGCAACTCGCCGCCGAGAACGCCCGGGTCAAGCAGGCGCTGGACATCTGCTCGACCAATGTGATGATCGCCGACCCCGACGGCAACATCATCTACAACAACCTCTCGGTGGCGCAGATGATGCAGCGCAACGAGGGCGAGTTGCGCAAGGCGCTGCCGGCCTTTGATTCGCGCCGCATCGTCGGCAGCAATTTCGACCAGTTCCACCGCAACCCCAGCCACCAACGCAATCTGCTGGGTGGACTGAAGAGCGAGTACAAGACCGAGATCAAGGTCAGCTCGCTCACCTTCAGCCTGATCGCCAACCCGATCACGGCGGCCGACGGCACCCGCCTGGGCACCGTCGTCGAGTGGAAGGACCGCACGGCCGAAGTGGCCGCCGAGGCCGAAGTCGGCGCGATGGTGGACGGCGCCAACCAGGGCAACTTCGCCAGCCGCATTGCGCTGGAAGGCAAGGAGCCTTTCTTCAAAATGCTGGGCGAGAAGTTCAACTCCCTGGTCGAGACCGTCAGCGGCACCATCCGCGAGGTGCGGGTCGCAGCCGATCAATTGTCTGGGGCCTCGGATCAGGTCTCGCAGACCTCTCAGTCGCTCTCGCATTCGGCCAGCCAACAGGCCGCCAGTGTGGAGGAAACCACTGCCTCGCTGCAGGAAATGGCGGCCAGCGTGAAGCAAAACGCCGACAGCGCCACCGTCACCGACGGCATGGCCACCAAGGCCGCCAAGGAGGCAATGGACGGCGGGCAAGCGGTGGGCATGACGGTCGATGCGATGAAGCAGATCGCCACCAAGATTTCCATCATCGACGACATCGCCTACCAGACCAATCTGCTGGCGCTCAACGCCGCCATCGAAGCGGCGCGGGCCGGCGAGCATGGCAAGGGCTTTGCCGTGGTGGCCGCCGAGGTGCGCAAACTGGCCGAACGCAGCCAAGTGGCCGCGCAAGAGATCGGCGCCTTGGCCAGCTCCAGCGTGCAGATGGCCGAGAAGGCCGGCGACTTGCTCAGCAATATGGTGCCCTCGATCCAGAAGACTTCGGAGCTGGTGCAAGAAATTGCGGCCGCCTCGGGCGAGCAAAGCGAGGGCGTGTCGCAGATCACCGCGGCCATGAACCATTTGTCATCCACCACCCAGCAAACAGCTTCGGCCTCCGAGGAGTTGTCGGCCACCGCCGAGGAACTGTCGGCCCAGGCCGCGCAGTTGCAAGAGCAGATGGCCTTCTTCCGCCTGGCCGACGATGAGCAGGCGGACCGGGGGCGACAACGCGGCCAGCGCTGA
- a CDS encoding methyl-accepting chemotaxis protein — protein sequence MRSNLPVTQQEYLLREGMTIVSRTDLKGKITYINDDFLEASGFAEAELIGQPHNIVRHPDMPEEAFADMWATLKAGRPWTGLVKNRCKNGDFYWVVANATPLKEGETVVGYLSVRTRPSREQVAAADGLYRLFKEGKAAAWEIRDGRGVKTGLLDGLGRLIAAMSQASKVAVCTVAVGLSGAGLGHALPGQQWPLAAAALVLGLAGAWGLAALTRRLRKGLAQAGSQLEKFGQARFDGIVSVDGNDELTAMQLALKRVQTRLGFEFADTKKRGEAAERIRQALDVAATNMMVADPGYNIIYGNASLQAMLNHAEEDIRKDLPRFSAASVIGSNIDSFHKNPAHQRGILDRLSGAHQTRLTLGGRRFDLIVNPVIAEGRRLGTVVEWKDMTAELAAQEREHALAAETTRVKQALDICSTNVMIADPDGNIIYNNASVAQMMQRNEGELRKVLPAFDARRIVGSNFDQFHRNPNHQRNLLGALKGEYKTEIKVGSLTFSLIANPINDATGTRLGTVVEWKDRSAEVAAEQEVSGMVDGANQGDFASRIALEGKEPFFRMLGEKFNSLVETVSGTIKEVRAAADQLSSASDQVSQTSQSLSHSASQQAASVEQTTASLQEMAASVKQNADSANITDGMATKAAQEALDGGHAVGLTADAMKSIASKISIIDDIAYQTNLLALNAAIEAARAGEHGKGFAVVAAEVRKLAERSQVAAQEIGTLAGSSVTLAEKAGKLLGNMVPSIQKTSELVQEISAASGEQSEGVSQITAAMNHLSATTQQTASASEQLSATAEELSAQAAQLQEQMAFFRLAEDQSRANSPSPRSSARPGSAAPRSSNRTGMGTGKPSSSPPTARNSTTSMARLPQRGNIEASGGGPDEVDESFFKRF from the coding sequence ATGCGTAGTAATTTGCCGGTCACTCAACAGGAATATTTGCTCCGAGAAGGCATGACCATCGTGTCGCGCACCGACCTCAAGGGCAAGATCACCTATATCAACGACGACTTCCTCGAAGCCAGCGGCTTCGCCGAAGCCGAGCTGATCGGCCAGCCCCACAACATCGTGCGCCATCCGGACATGCCGGAAGAAGCCTTTGCCGATATGTGGGCCACCCTCAAGGCCGGGCGCCCCTGGACCGGCCTGGTCAAGAACCGCTGCAAGAACGGCGACTTCTACTGGGTGGTGGCCAATGCCACGCCGCTCAAAGAGGGCGAAACGGTGGTGGGCTATTTGTCGGTGCGCACCCGACCCAGCCGCGAGCAGGTGGCGGCCGCCGATGGCCTCTACCGCCTGTTCAAGGAGGGCAAGGCAGCGGCATGGGAAATCCGCGACGGGCGCGGCGTCAAGACCGGCCTGCTGGACGGCCTGGGCCGGCTCATCGCCGCGATGAGTCAGGCCAGCAAGGTGGCGGTGTGTACCGTGGCGGTGGGCTTGAGCGGCGCCGGTCTTGGCCATGCCCTGCCCGGCCAGCAATGGCCGCTCGCCGCTGCGGCCTTGGTGCTGGGCCTGGCGGGCGCCTGGGGCCTGGCCGCCCTCACCCGGCGCCTGCGCAAGGGTCTGGCGCAGGCCGGCAGCCAGCTGGAGAAGTTCGGCCAAGCGCGCTTTGACGGCATCGTCAGCGTGGACGGCAATGATGAGTTGACGGCCATGCAGCTCGCCCTCAAACGCGTGCAAACCCGCTTGGGCTTTGAGTTCGCCGACACCAAGAAACGCGGCGAAGCGGCCGAGCGCATCCGCCAGGCCCTGGACGTGGCCGCCACCAACATGATGGTGGCCGACCCCGGCTACAACATCATTTACGGCAATGCCTCGCTGCAAGCCATGCTGAACCACGCCGAGGAAGACATCCGCAAAGACCTGCCGCGCTTCAGTGCCGCCAGCGTGATCGGCAGCAATATCGACAGCTTCCACAAGAACCCGGCCCACCAGCGCGGCATTCTGGATCGCCTCAGCGGCGCGCATCAAACCCGGCTGACGCTGGGTGGCCGGCGCTTTGACTTGATCGTCAACCCGGTGATCGCCGAAGGCCGGCGCCTGGGCACCGTGGTGGAGTGGAAGGACATGACGGCCGAGCTGGCTGCGCAAGAACGCGAGCATGCGCTGGCGGCCGAGACGACCCGCGTCAAGCAGGCCCTGGACATCTGCTCCACCAACGTCATGATTGCCGACCCCGACGGCAACATCATCTACAACAACGCCTCGGTGGCGCAGATGATGCAGCGCAACGAGGGCGAGTTGCGCAAGGTGCTGCCGGCCTTTGATGCGCGCCGCATCGTGGGCAGCAATTTCGACCAGTTCCACCGCAACCCCAACCATCAACGCAATCTGCTGGGCGCACTCAAAGGCGAATACAAGACCGAGATCAAGGTCGGCTCACTCACCTTCAGCCTGATCGCCAACCCCATCAACGACGCGACGGGTACCCGTTTGGGCACGGTAGTGGAGTGGAAGGACCGCAGTGCCGAAGTGGCCGCCGAGCAAGAAGTCAGCGGCATGGTGGACGGCGCAAACCAAGGCGACTTCGCCAGTCGCATTGCGCTGGAAGGCAAGGAGCCCTTCTTCCGCATGCTGGGCGAGAAGTTCAACTCGTTGGTGGAAACCGTCAGCGGCACGATCAAAGAAGTGCGGGCCGCCGCGGATCAGCTCTCCAGCGCCTCGGATCAAGTCTCGCAGACCTCGCAGTCGCTCTCGCACTCGGCTTCCCAGCAAGCCGCCAGCGTGGAGCAAACCACCGCCTCGCTGCAGGAGATGGCGGCCTCGGTCAAACAAAACGCCGACAGCGCCAATATCACCGACGGCATGGCCACCAAGGCGGCGCAAGAAGCCCTGGATGGCGGCCACGCCGTCGGCCTGACGGCAGACGCGATGAAGTCCATCGCCAGCAAGATTTCCATCATTGACGACATCGCCTATCAAACCAATCTGCTGGCCCTCAACGCGGCCATCGAGGCGGCGCGTGCTGGCGAGCATGGCAAGGGCTTTGCGGTGGTGGCGGCCGAGGTGCGCAAGCTGGCCGAGCGCAGCCAGGTGGCCGCGCAAGAGATCGGCACCCTGGCCGGCTCCAGCGTCACACTGGCGGAAAAGGCCGGCAAACTGCTGGGCAATATGGTGCCCTCGATCCAGAAGACTTCCGAGTTGGTGCAGGAGATATCGGCCGCCTCGGGCGAGCAGAGTGAAGGGGTGTCGCAGATCACCGCCGCGATGAACCACCTCTCGGCCACCACGCAGCAAACGGCCTCGGCGTCCGAGCAGCTCTCGGCCACGGCCGAGGAACTCTCGGCCCAGGCCGCGCAGCTGCAAGAGCAGATGGCCTTCTTCCGGCTGGCCGAAGACCAATCGCGCGCGAACTCGCCATCGCCACGCAGCAGCGCCAGGCCCGGCAGCGCCGCGCCTCGCAGCAGCAACCGCACAGGAATGGGTACTGGCAAACCATCCAGCAGCCCGCCAACCGCCCGCAACAGCACCACCAGCATGGCAAGACTGCCGCAGCGCGGCAATATCGAAGCCAGCGGCGGCGGCCCGGATGAAGTCGATGAATCCTTTTTCAAGCGCTTCTGA
- a CDS encoding chemotaxis protein CheW, translating to MNTATGAATGATMGTAVGTKGQGAPADLVRGAMAAQAKAGPMQQLLRMAVGRETLVVPIETVREILEVGRLTPLPQTPDFVRGVMNLRGAVVPVIDLNARFGFGRTELGRRSAIIVVEAKGDDEHGRLIAGVLVDAVFEVLEVDSQRIEPAPTLGVAIAADFLAGMVNVRGSYAALLNLDQVLSPAALAALMSGAPSA from the coding sequence ATGAACACAGCAACGGGCGCAGCGACGGGAGCAACGATGGGCACTGCGGTGGGGACAAAAGGCCAAGGCGCACCGGCCGACCTCGTGCGAGGCGCCATGGCCGCGCAGGCCAAGGCCGGGCCGATGCAGCAATTGCTGCGCATGGCCGTTGGGCGCGAAACCCTGGTGGTGCCGATCGAGACGGTGCGCGAGATCTTGGAAGTTGGCCGCCTGACCCCGCTGCCGCAAACGCCCGACTTTGTGCGCGGAGTGATGAATCTGCGCGGTGCCGTGGTCCCGGTCATCGATTTGAATGCCCGCTTCGGCTTCGGCCGCACCGAGCTGGGCCGGCGCAGCGCCATCATCGTGGTGGAAGCCAAGGGGGACGATGAACATGGCCGGCTGATCGCCGGCGTGCTGGTGGACGCCGTGTTCGAGGTGCTGGAAGTCGACAGCCAACGCATCGAGCCCGCGCCCACACTGGGCGTGGCGATTGCGGCTGATTTTCTAGCCGGCATGGTCAATGTGCGTGGCAGTTATGCCGCGCTGCTGAATCTCGATCAGGTGCTGTCACCCGCAGCACTGGCGGCCCTGATGTCCGGCGCCCCCAGCGCCTGA
- a CDS encoding CheR family methyltransferase translates to MSHLSPQSFTAITDLFHRISGIRLTEAKHALVQSRLQKLAADAGEPDLNNFVQKMVRGQMPESMLTSVVDKLTTNETYFFREPAHFEDLARRAEGAKAKDSKSEFLVWSGASSSGEEAYSIAMVLADKLGSGPWSVRGTDLSSSVVASARRGLYPMERARDTSKDYLRRFCLRGEGPYEGTLLIQRELRARVRFQCANLMQPLPADLPLFDVIFLRNVLIYFDAPAKRAIVSRVIERLKPGGVLYPGHAESLAALDLPLSAIAPAIYQHA, encoded by the coding sequence ATGAGCCACCTCTCCCCCCAATCCTTCACGGCGATTACCGATCTGTTTCATCGCATCTCGGGGATCCGCCTCACCGAGGCCAAACACGCCTTGGTGCAAAGCCGCCTGCAAAAACTCGCCGCCGATGCCGGTGAGCCAGACTTGAACAACTTCGTGCAAAAGATGGTGCGTGGCCAGATGCCCGAAAGCATGCTGACCAGCGTGGTGGACAAGCTCACCACCAATGAAACTTACTTCTTTCGCGAACCGGCCCACTTCGAAGACCTGGCGCGCCGGGCCGAAGGCGCTAAAGCCAAAGACAGCAAGAGCGAGTTCCTGGTCTGGAGCGGCGCCTCCTCCTCCGGCGAAGAGGCCTACAGCATCGCCATGGTGCTGGCCGACAAGCTCGGCAGCGGCCCCTGGTCGGTACGCGGCACCGATCTCTCGTCCTCGGTGGTGGCCAGTGCGCGCCGCGGCCTCTACCCGATGGAGCGGGCGCGCGACACCAGCAAGGACTATCTGCGCCGCTTTTGCCTGCGCGGTGAGGGTCCGTACGAAGGCACGCTGCTGATTCAGCGCGAGCTGCGCGCGCGGGTGCGCTTTCAGTGCGCCAATCTGATGCAGCCCCTGCCCGCCGACCTGCCCTTGTTCGATGTGATTTTTCTGCGTAATGTATTGATCTACTTTGATGCTCCGGCCAAGCGTGCCATCGTCAGCCGGGTGATCGAACGACTCAAACCCGGCGGCGTACTCTACCCCGGCCACGCCGAGTCACTGGCGGCGCTGGATTTGCCGCTGAGTGCCATTGCACCGGCCATCTACCAACATGCTTGA